Proteins encoded together in one Pseudomonas sp. TCU-HL1 window:
- a CDS encoding DoxX family protein — translation MSNPIKSILATNAGYGITLLRIVTGLTFMAHGSQKLFGIFGGYGLAGTGQWMESIGLTPGYLMALMAGSAEFFGGLALVVGLLVRPAAAALIVAMVVAIFSVHWASGFFITNGGYEYAMILGLISAILLIEGAGKLSVDRNIAN, via the coding sequence ATGAGCAACCCGATTAAATCCATCCTCGCTACTAACGCCGGCTACGGAATCACCCTGCTGCGAATCGTCACTGGCCTGACCTTCATGGCTCACGGTTCGCAAAAGCTGTTTGGCATATTTGGCGGTTATGGACTGGCGGGCACCGGCCAGTGGATGGAGAGCATCGGTCTGACGCCTGGTTACCTCATGGCCCTGATGGCCGGTAGCGCCGAGTTCTTCGGTGGCCTGGCCCTGGTGGTCGGCCTGCTGGTACGCCCAGCAGCCGCCGCCCTGATCGTGGCCATGGTGGTGGCGATATTCAGCGTGCACTGGGCCAGCGGCTTCTTCATCACCAACGGTGGTTACGAGTACGCGATGATCCTTGGCCTGATCAGCGCCATCTTGCTGATCGAAGGCGCCGGCAAGCTGTCCGTCGACCGCAACATCGCCAACTGA
- a CDS encoding ABC transporter permease, with protein sequence MRRLPFVRLLNMAARQLWRDAHSGELRVLFFSLLVAVAASSAIGYFSARLNGAMLLRATEFLGADLLLSGSSPATADQVDSGLQLGLKHARAVEFSSVIAADSGIQLASVKAVDTAYPLRGELKSAAQPYGDEAAGSSPKAGEAWAEARLFATLNLKPGDSIDVGQKTLRLSRVLTYEPDRAGDFYSLTPRVLISLDDLDATGVVQPGSRVRYRELWSGPNEALTRYRAAIEPGLEANQRLEDARQGNRQIGGALGRAERYLNLASLAAVLLAGVAVALSAARFAARRYDASALLRCLGLSRREALLLFGLQLALLGLFASLLGALLGWLAQTVLFTLLGGLLPAVIPAGGVVPALAGIATGLLALAGFALPPLAALGRVPPLRVLRRDLLPLPASAWLIYGAALIALGLIMWRLSLDLKLTLALLGGGLIAALLLGGVLLAGLKGLRRALASAALPWRLGLGQLLRYPLAAAGQSLAFGLILLAMALIALLRGELLDTWQNQLPDNAPNHFALNVLPAEKDAFASRLASLSPHPTPLYPVVPGRLTSINGQAVRQLVSKDSQGERAVQRDLSLTWAAQLPSDNRLVAGHWWSDLPKAALPGVSVEAKLAENLGLKLGDRLSFSVGGLQRDAQVTSLREVDWDSFQPNFYMIFAPGSLADLPVTYLTSFYLPPRHDRELVELSRAFPAVTLLQVEAILAQLRSILAQVTLAVEFVLLFVLAAGLAVLFAGLQSTLDERIRQGALLRALGAERRLLVSSRRAEFALLGACAGLLAALGCELVSALLYRFAFDLGWQPHPWLLTLPLLGALLIGAAGVIGTRRALNASPLTVLREA encoded by the coding sequence ATGCGGCGCCTGCCCTTCGTCCGTCTGCTGAACATGGCGGCACGGCAACTGTGGCGCGACGCCCACAGCGGCGAGTTGCGCGTGCTGTTTTTCTCTCTGTTGGTGGCCGTTGCAGCCAGCAGCGCCATCGGCTACTTCAGCGCCCGCCTCAATGGCGCCATGCTGCTGCGCGCCACCGAATTCCTCGGTGCCGACCTACTGCTCAGCGGCTCGTCGCCGGCCACCGCCGATCAGGTAGACAGCGGCCTGCAACTGGGGCTGAAACATGCCCGCGCAGTGGAGTTCTCCAGCGTGATCGCCGCCGACAGCGGCATCCAGCTGGCCAGCGTCAAGGCAGTCGATACGGCTTACCCCCTGCGAGGCGAGCTCAAGAGCGCTGCGCAACCCTATGGAGATGAGGCCGCTGGAAGCAGCCCGAAAGCGGGCGAAGCCTGGGCCGAGGCGCGCCTGTTCGCCACCCTGAATCTAAAGCCCGGCGACAGCATCGACGTCGGACAGAAGACGCTGCGCCTGTCCCGCGTACTGACCTACGAACCCGACCGCGCGGGCGATTTCTACAGCCTCACCCCGCGGGTGCTCATCAGCCTGGACGACCTGGACGCCACTGGCGTGGTCCAGCCCGGCAGCCGCGTTCGCTACCGCGAACTCTGGAGCGGCCCGAATGAAGCCCTGACCCGCTATCGAGCGGCGATCGAACCTGGCCTCGAAGCCAACCAGCGACTGGAAGACGCCCGCCAGGGCAATCGCCAGATCGGCGGGGCCCTGGGCCGCGCCGAACGTTACCTGAACCTGGCCAGTCTGGCAGCGGTGCTGCTGGCCGGTGTCGCGGTGGCGCTGTCCGCTGCCCGCTTTGCCGCGCGCCGTTACGACGCAAGCGCCCTGCTGCGCTGCCTCGGCCTTTCCCGCCGCGAGGCGCTGCTGTTGTTCGGCCTGCAGCTGGCACTGCTGGGCCTGTTCGCCAGCCTACTTGGCGCCCTGCTTGGCTGGCTGGCGCAAACCGTGCTGTTCACATTGCTGGGTGGACTCTTGCCCGCAGTCATTCCCGCCGGCGGCGTAGTGCCAGCGCTTGCAGGCATAGCCACCGGGCTACTCGCGCTCGCTGGTTTTGCCCTCCCCCCGCTGGCCGCCCTGGGCCGAGTGCCGCCACTGCGCGTACTGCGCCGCGACCTGCTGCCGCTCCCCGCCAGTGCGTGGCTTATATATGGTGCCGCGCTGATCGCGCTGGGCCTGATCATGTGGCGCCTCAGCCTCGACTTGAAGCTGACCCTTGCCCTGCTTGGCGGCGGCCTGATCGCCGCCCTGCTCCTCGGCGGCGTACTGTTGGCCGGGCTCAAGGGATTGCGCCGCGCCCTCGCCAGCGCCGCCCTGCCCTGGCGCCTGGGCCTGGGCCAACTGCTCCGTTACCCCCTTGCGGCTGCCGGGCAATCCCTGGCGTTCGGCCTGATCCTGCTGGCCATGGCCCTGATCGCCCTGTTGCGGGGCGAGTTGCTGGACACCTGGCAGAACCAACTCCCGGACAATGCCCCCAACCACTTCGCCCTCAACGTACTGCCCGCCGAAAAGGATGCCTTCGCGAGCCGGCTAGCCAGCCTTTCGCCGCACCCCACGCCGCTCTACCCAGTGGTGCCCGGTCGCCTGACCTCCATCAATGGCCAGGCCGTGCGCCAGTTGGTGAGCAAGGACTCCCAGGGTGAACGTGCCGTGCAACGGGACCTCAGCCTGACCTGGGCCGCCCAGCTGCCCAGCGACAACCGCCTGGTGGCGGGCCACTGGTGGAGCGACCTTCCCAAGGCCGCGTTGCCAGGCGTCTCGGTCGAGGCCAAGCTCGCCGAAAACCTTGGTCTGAAACTGGGCGACCGTCTCAGCTTCAGCGTCGGCGGCCTGCAGCGCGATGCCCAGGTGACCAGCCTGCGCGAAGTGGACTGGGACAGCTTCCAGCCGAACTTCTACATGATCTTCGCCCCGGGCAGCCTCGCCGACCTGCCCGTCACCTACCTCACCAGCTTCTACCTGCCACCCCGGCATGACCGCGAGCTCGTGGAGCTGTCCCGAGCGTTCCCGGCCGTCACCCTGTTGCAAGTGGAAGCCATCCTCGCGCAGCTGCGGAGCATCCTCGCCCAGGTCACCCTGGCAGTGGAGTTCGTCCTGTTGTTCGTGCTCGCAGCCGGGCTGGCCGTGCTGTTCGCCGGCTTGCAGTCCACCCTGGACGAGCGCATTCGCCAGGGCGCCCTGCTACGCGCCCTGGGCGCCGAACGCCGGCTACTGGTCAGCTCGCGACGGGCAGAGTTCGCCCTGCTCGGGGCCTGCGCGGGGCTGCTCGCGGCCCTCGGCTGTGAACTGGTCAGCGCCCTGCTCTATCGGTTTGCCTTCGACCTCGGCTGGCAACCTCATCCGTGGCTGCTGACCTTGCCGCTGCTGGGCGCCCTGCTGATCGGCGCCGCCGGGGTAATCGGCACGCGCCGCGCGCTCAATGCAAGCCCACTGACGGTCCTGCGCGAAGCTTGA
- a CDS encoding triacylglycerol lipase has protein sequence MKKNKTLIALCLASGLAASEQAQALGFGSSGYTQTRYPIVLTHGMLGFDSILGVDYWYGIPSALRRDGARVYVTEVSQLNTTEARGEELLEQVEEIVAISGSPKVNLIGHSHGGPTIRYVAAVRPDLVASATSVGAPHKGSATADFIRQVPPGSAGEVLLAGIVNGLGALINFLSGSDSNLQQNALGALESLNSQGAAAFNARFPQGVPTTPCGEGAYQVNGVRYYSWSGTSPLTNVLDVSDALLGASALTFNGEANDGLVGRCSSHLGKVIRDNYRMNHLDEVNQTLGLTSLFETDPVTVYRQQANRLKNDGL, from the coding sequence ATGAAGAAGAACAAGACTCTGATCGCCCTTTGCCTTGCCTCCGGGCTGGCCGCCTCCGAACAGGCCCAAGCCCTCGGGTTCGGCTCCAGCGGATACACCCAAACGCGCTACCCCATCGTCCTCACTCATGGCATGCTCGGATTCGACAGCATCCTCGGCGTCGATTACTGGTACGGCATTCCCTCCGCCCTTCGCCGCGATGGCGCCCGCGTCTATGTCACCGAAGTCAGCCAGCTGAATACCACCGAAGCCCGCGGCGAAGAGCTGCTGGAACAGGTGGAAGAAATTGTGGCCATCAGCGGCAGCCCCAAGGTCAACCTGATCGGCCACAGCCACGGTGGTCCGACCATCCGCTACGTGGCCGCCGTGCGCCCGGACCTGGTCGCCTCCGCCACCAGCGTGGGAGCCCCGCACAAAGGCTCGGCCACAGCTGACTTCATCCGCCAGGTACCGCCAGGCTCCGCTGGCGAGGTGCTGCTGGCCGGCATCGTCAATGGCCTCGGCGCGCTAATCAACTTCCTTTCCGGCAGCGACAGCAACCTCCAGCAGAACGCCCTGGGCGCCCTCGAATCGCTCAACAGCCAGGGAGCGGCAGCCTTCAATGCCCGCTTCCCGCAGGGCGTGCCCACCACCCCCTGCGGTGAAGGCGCCTACCAGGTCAACGGTGTGCGCTACTACTCCTGGAGCGGCACCAGCCCGTTGACCAACGTACTGGACGTCAGTGACGCCCTGCTCGGCGCCAGCGCCCTGACCTTCAATGGCGAGGCCAACGACGGCCTGGTGGGACGCTGCAGCTCGCACCTGGGCAAAGTCATCCGCGATAACTACCGGATGAACCACCTGGACGAAGTCAACCAGACCCTGGGCCTGACCAGCCTGTTCGAAACCGATCCGGTCACCGTCTATCGTCAACAGGCCAACCGCCTGAAGAACGACGGGCTCTGA
- a CDS encoding transglycosylase SLT domain-containing protein — MTRPLLFLLCLLALLPYPASARLAGPPEVWQQPAEARDLAQIRRGGVLKVLVNQSRNSSGEVKGESVGVEYHRIRAFEQYLNRNARDGREIRLKIIPRAKDQLLAALQRGEGDLVAPGELINQGVGAAVSASAPLRKDVPLVLVSRQGQRRYQRLEQLSGRSIALPTGSAAGEALRQVNEKLTTRKLAPIVIEWVDPSLAVEDVLEMVQAGIFPLTAVEQPIAERWAKVMPKLRLDKHLVLDRQGDMTWFVRRDAPMLRASVDRFLAGYRAPSDQDAAFQRVYRRLYKVHNPLARAERQRLERVRPVLQRYAEQHRFDWLSLAALAYKESSLNPAARGASGATGLMQITPGAARSVGVGNIQALENNVQASAKYLAMLRRSFFSSAQLNERERMAFVLAAYNLGPQRVQAMRAEARRRGLNPNQWFFQVERVAAEHAGMGVVSYVNSVNKYYLAFDRERYLLEPTKRLGKAHK; from the coding sequence ATGACGCGACCGCTGCTGTTCCTGCTCTGCCTGCTGGCGCTGCTGCCGTATCCGGCCAGTGCTCGTCTGGCAGGGCCGCCGGAAGTCTGGCAGCAGCCGGCCGAAGCCCGCGACCTGGCGCAGATCCGCCGCGGCGGTGTGCTCAAGGTGCTGGTGAACCAGAGCCGCAACAGCTCGGGCGAGGTCAAGGGCGAGTCGGTCGGGGTCGAATACCACCGCATTCGCGCCTTCGAGCAATACCTCAATCGCAACGCCCGAGACGGGCGTGAAATCAGGCTGAAGATCATTCCCAGGGCCAAGGACCAGTTGCTGGCGGCACTGCAGCGCGGCGAGGGCGACCTGGTGGCGCCCGGCGAACTGATCAACCAGGGTGTCGGTGCGGCCGTCAGCGCCAGTGCGCCACTGCGCAAGGATGTGCCGCTGGTGCTGGTCAGTCGCCAGGGGCAGCGCCGCTACCAGCGTCTGGAGCAGCTTTCCGGTCGCAGCATCGCGTTGCCGACGGGCAGCGCGGCCGGTGAGGCGCTGCGGCAGGTGAACGAGAAACTCACGACCCGCAAACTGGCGCCCATCGTCATCGAGTGGGTTGATCCGAGCCTGGCCGTCGAAGATGTGCTGGAAATGGTGCAGGCCGGCATCTTCCCGCTGACTGCCGTGGAGCAACCGATTGCCGAGCGTTGGGCGAAGGTGATGCCCAAGCTGCGCCTGGACAAGCACCTGGTGCTGGATCGCCAGGGCGACATGACCTGGTTCGTGCGCCGTGATGCACCGATGTTGCGGGCCAGCGTCGACCGTTTCCTCGCGGGTTACCGTGCGCCATCCGACCAGGATGCCGCCTTCCAGCGCGTCTACCGCCGCCTTTACAAGGTCCATAACCCCTTGGCACGTGCTGAGCGTCAGCGGCTGGAGCGGGTGCGCCCGGTCCTGCAGCGCTATGCCGAGCAGCATCGTTTCGACTGGCTCAGCCTCGCTGCGCTGGCCTACAAGGAGTCGAGCCTGAACCCGGCCGCCAGGGGCGCCAGCGGCGCTACGGGGCTGATGCAGATCACGCCCGGCGCGGCGCGAAGCGTTGGTGTGGGGAACATCCAGGCGCTCGAGAACAATGTGCAGGCGTCCGCCAAGTACCTGGCCATGTTGCGCCGCAGCTTCTTTTCCAGTGCCCAGCTCAACGAGCGCGAGCGCATGGCCTTCGTGCTCGCGGCCTACAACCTGGGCCCGCAACGGGTCCAGGCGATGCGCGCCGAAGCCCGGCGCCGTGGCTTGAACCCCAACCAGTGGTTCTTCCAGGTCGAGCGCGTTGCCGCTGAGCATGCCGGTATGGGCGTGGTGAGTTACGTGAACAGCGTGAACAAGTACTACTTGGCGTTCGATCGCGAGCGTTATCTATTGGAGCCAACGAAAAGGCTCGGTAAAGCACATAAATAA
- a CDS encoding lipase secretion chaperone — protein MKKFLLLLPIAFAGALAILLQWGGKPAPAASSIAPPLPQPVNPTAQLATLPAGPPDASRPASGLLRPKAQPGSLAGTEVDGRFHLDAAGNLIISEDIRRIFDYFLSTQGEEPLASSVQRLRDFISEQLNAPAEGQALALLEQYLDYKRQLVQLERGLPLLADLTALRQREVAVQALRARVFSAEAHQAFFANEESYNAFTLQRLAIQRDSSLAPAAKAATIDQLRSNLPEALQTMVASQLQAELKVQVSALQAAGGSPEQVRQLRQQLVGAEATTRLESLDQQRLQWQQRLQAYLKEKAHIEASDGLSDSDKAAAINRLEEEGFNPQERLRLQAAVELAAARKKQP, from the coding sequence GTGAAAAAATTCCTCCTGCTGTTGCCCATCGCCTTTGCCGGCGCTCTGGCCATCCTGCTGCAATGGGGTGGCAAGCCCGCTCCTGCCGCATCCAGCATCGCACCGCCGCTGCCCCAGCCGGTCAACCCGACGGCCCAACTTGCGACACTTCCGGCGGGCCCACCCGACGCGAGCAGGCCGGCCAGCGGCCTGTTGCGCCCGAAAGCCCAGCCCGGTTCCCTGGCGGGAACGGAGGTGGACGGCCGCTTCCATCTCGATGCCGCGGGCAACCTCATCATCAGCGAAGACATTCGCCGGATCTTCGACTACTTCCTCAGTACCCAGGGCGAAGAGCCGCTGGCCAGCAGCGTCCAGCGCTTGCGGGACTTTATCTCCGAGCAATTGAACGCACCCGCCGAAGGCCAGGCGCTGGCCCTGCTGGAGCAATACCTCGACTACAAGCGGCAGCTGGTTCAATTAGAACGGGGCCTCCCGCTGCTTGCTGACCTCACCGCACTGCGCCAGCGCGAGGTGGCCGTGCAAGCGCTGAGGGCCCGAGTCTTCAGTGCGGAAGCCCATCAGGCGTTCTTCGCCAATGAAGAGTCGTACAACGCCTTCACGCTGCAGCGTCTGGCCATCCAGCGGGACTCCAGCCTCGCACCAGCAGCCAAGGCGGCCACCATCGACCAGTTGCGCAGCAACCTGCCGGAAGCACTGCAAACCATGGTCGCCAGCCAGCTCCAGGCCGAACTCAAGGTCCAGGTCAGCGCACTGCAAGCCGCCGGTGGCAGTCCCGAACAGGTTCGCCAGCTTCGACAGCAGTTGGTGGGGGCCGAAGCGACGACGCGGCTGGAATCGCTGGATCAGCAGCGCCTGCAATGGCAGCAGCGGTTGCAGGCCTACCTGAAGGAAAAGGCCCACATCGAGGCCAGCGATGGCCTGAGCGATAGCGACAAGGCAGCCGCCATCAATCGCCTTGAGGAAGAAGGCTTCAATCCGCAGGAACGATTGCGGCTTCAGGCAGCCGTTGAGCTGGCCGCCGCGCGAAAGAAACAGCCCTGA
- the greB gene encoding transcription elongation factor GreB has translation MSRYRPPRTVGTPLITPEGEARLRAELHELWHVRRPKVTQAVSEAAAQGDRSENAEYTYGKKMLREIDSRVRFLTKRLENLKVVRERPADPGKVYFGAWVTLEDDDGEQARYRIVGPDEFDLKLNLISIDSPLARALVGKALDAEVRVNTPTGEKTWYVVEIDYP, from the coding sequence ATGAGTCGCTATCGCCCACCCCGCACCGTCGGAACGCCACTGATCACACCGGAAGGTGAAGCCCGCCTGCGCGCAGAACTCCACGAACTGTGGCATGTACGCCGGCCCAAGGTTACCCAGGCCGTGAGCGAGGCGGCGGCCCAGGGGGATCGTTCGGAAAACGCGGAATACACCTACGGCAAGAAAATGCTGCGGGAGATCGATAGCCGCGTGCGCTTCCTCACCAAGCGGCTGGAGAATCTCAAGGTAGTGCGCGAGCGGCCAGCCGATCCCGGCAAGGTCTATTTCGGCGCGTGGGTAACGCTGGAAGACGACGACGGCGAACAGGCCCGCTATCGGATCGTCGGGCCGGATGAGTTCGACCTGAAGCTGAACCTGATCAGCATCGACTCACCCCTGGCCCGCGCCCTGGTTGGCAAGGCACTGGACGCTGAAGTGCGGGTCAATACCCCCACCGGAGAGAAGACCTGGTACGTGGTCGAAATCGACTATCCCTGA
- the thpR gene encoding RNA 2',3'-cyclic phosphodiesterase: MSTPPLRLFFAIPCCPQVACDISNWRARHAIDGKPVAAENLHLTLAFLGSQPRGELAALEALAANLEPAAFTLHLDRLARWKNGLLYLAPSKTPAALTELELGLREQLLATGFSLESRPFKPHLTLARHCPRLPSAPPPTFDWPATEFTLFASENTAKGTRYRALAHWPLRPPTPA; this comes from the coding sequence ATGAGCACTCCGCCGCTGCGCTTGTTCTTCGCCATTCCCTGCTGCCCGCAAGTGGCCTGCGACATCTCCAACTGGCGTGCCCGGCACGCCATCGACGGCAAGCCCGTAGCAGCGGAAAACCTCCATCTCACCCTGGCCTTCCTCGGCTCGCAACCTCGTGGCGAGCTGGCGGCCCTGGAAGCGCTGGCTGCCAACCTGGAGCCCGCCGCTTTCACCCTGCACCTCGATCGCCTGGCTCGCTGGAAGAATGGCCTGCTGTACCTGGCACCCAGCAAGACACCAGCGGCCCTGACCGAGCTGGAACTCGGCTTGCGCGAACAGTTGCTGGCGACCGGATTCAGCCTGGAGAGCCGCCCATTCAAGCCGCACCTGACCCTTGCCCGCCATTGCCCAAGGCTACCCTCCGCGCCGCCCCCAACCTTCGATTGGCCCGCCACCGAATTCACCCTCTTTGCCTCAGAAAACACCGCAAAAGGCACTCGCTACCGCGCCCTGGCCCACTGGCCGTTGCGGCCTCCGACCCCAGCCTGA